In Lepisosteus oculatus isolate fLepOcu1 chromosome 28, fLepOcu1.hap2, whole genome shotgun sequence, the following proteins share a genomic window:
- the dcaf7 gene encoding DDB1- and CUL4-associated factor 7: MSLHGKRKEIYKYEAPWTVYAMNWSVRPDKRFRLALGSFVEEYNNKVQLVGLEEESSEFICRNTFDHPYPTTKIMWIPDTKGVYPDLLATSGDYLRIWRVSDTETRLECLLNNNKNSDFCAPLTSFDWNEVDPNLLGTSSIDTTCTIWGLETGQVLGRVNLVSGHVKTQLIAHDKEVYDIAFSRAGGGRDMFASVGADGSVRMFDLRHLEHSTIIYEDPQHHPLLRLCWNKQDPNYLATMAMDGMEVVILDVRVPCTPVARLNNHRACVNGIAWAPHSSCHICTAADDHQALIWDIQQMPRAIEDPILAYTAEGEINNVQWASTQPDWIAICYNNCLEILRV, encoded by the exons ATGTCCCTCCACGGCAAAAGGAAGGAGATCTATAAATACGAAGCGCCATGGACGGTTTACGCCATGAACTGGAGCGTCCGTCCCGACAAGCGCTTCCGCCTGGCCCTGGGCAGCTTCGTGGAGGAGTACAACAACAAG gTGCAACTGGTAGGATTGGAAGAGGAGAGCTCGGAGTTCATTTGCAGGAACACCTTTGACCACCCGTACCCCACCACCAAGATCATGTGGATCCCCGACACCAAGGGCGTCTACCCCGACCTGCTCGCCACCAGCGGAGACTACCTGCGCATCTGGAGA GTCAGTGATACAGAAACACGCCTGGAATGCCTGTTAAACAACAACAAGAACTCGGACTTCTGTGCCCCTCTGACCTCTTTTGACTGGAATGAAGTGGACCCCAACCTGCTGG GCACCTCCAGCATCGACACCACCTGCACCATCTGGGGCCTGGAGACGGGCCAGGTGCTGGGCAGGGTTAACCTGGTGTCTGGACACGTGAAGACTCAACTCATCGCCCACGATAAAGAG GTGTACGACATCGCCTTCAGCCGGGCCGGGGGCGGCAGGGACATGTTCGCCTCCGTGGGGGCAGACGGCTCGGTCCGCATGTTTGACCTGCGGCACCTGGAGCACAGCACCATCATCTACGAGGACCCCCAGCACCACCCCCTGCTGCGGCTGTGCTGGAACAAGCAGGACCCCAACTACCTGGCCACCATGGCCATGGATGGCATGGAG GTGGTGATTCTGGACGTGCGTGTGCCCTGCACTCCGGTCGCAAGGTTAAACAATCACCGGGCCTGTGTCAATGGCATAGCCTGGGCACCTCACTCTTCCTGCCACATCTGTACTGCAG CTGATGACCACCAGGCCCTGATCTGGGACATACAGCAGATGCCCCGTGCCATTGAGGACCCTATCTTGGCCTACACCGCCGAGGGAGAGATCAACAATGTGCAGTGGGCCTCCACCCAGCCTGACTGGATCGCCATCTGCTACAACAACTGCCTGGAGATCCTCAGGGTCTAG